The segment AGTACCAAGACGAATGAGATTCTCGACGGCTTGAGGTGCGGCCTCTACCACCCGCCTGGCCATTTGTTCGTCGCAAAGCCCATCGCCGGCAGCAAGCGTATCGGCGAGGTGCAGGTCGGGGCTGTCGTCCTCCCCCAGACTCGCTGCGAGCCCGCCCTGGGCTAGAATGCTCGAGCCTTCGGTTCCGAGCGAGGTCCTTGACAGAAGGACGACTGGTTGCGGCGCCAAGTGTAGCGCCGTCATGAGCCCGGCGATACCAGCGCCGATGATGACCGGCGCTCCGCCAATGTGATGGATGTCCGCCGTCATACAAAGAGCATGCGTTCCACAGCCCAGCGGGCCCGTTCAGCGACATGAGGATCGATCGTGACGACGTGGCGGTTCTCCTCGAGCGCGGTCCGGATGTTGGCGAGCGTGATGCGCTTCATATGCGGGCACAGATTGCATGGGCGCACGAAATCTACTTCCGGATGCTCGACCGCGACGTTGTCGCTCATGGAACATTCCGTCATCAGCACCACACGCGCCGGCCTATGCCGCGCGACATAGTCGGACATCGCCGCCGTCGAGCCGGCGAAGTCGGCTTCCGCGACCACTTCAGGCGGACATTCGGGATGGGCAAGTACACTGATGCCGGGATGGGCCTCACGCAGCTCGCGGATGTCGGCCGCGGTGAAGCGTTCGTGCACCTCGCAGCGCCCCTTCCAGGCAATGATCTCGACCTTGGTCTGCGCCGCGATGTTCTTCGCCAGATATTCATCGGGCAGCATGATCACACGCGGCGCGCCGAGCGATTTCACCACCGCGAGCGCATTGCCCGAGGTGCAGCAGATGTCGGATTCAGCCTTCACCGCGGCGGAGGTGTTGACGTAGGTCACCACTGGAACGCTCGGATAACGCTGCCGCATCAGGCGCACGTCTTCGGCGGTGATCGACTCGGCCAGCGAACAGCCGGCGCCGAGATCCGGGATGAGCACGGTCTTGTCCGGATTGAGGAGCTTGGCGGTCTCAGCCATAAAATGCACGCCCGCGAGCACGATGATTTCGGCATCGACTGTCATCGCCTTGCGGGCCAGCGCCAGGCTGTCGCCGACGATGTCAGCCACGCAGTGAAAAATCTCCGGCGTCTGGTAGTTATGCGCCAGGATGACCGCATTGCGCTGTCGCTTCAGATTCAGGATTGCGTCGATATCCTCGACGAAGACCGACCACTCGATCGGTGGGATAACGCGCCGAACGCGGTCGTACAGTGAGGCGCTCGAAGGCAGGACGGCACTCATCGAGCCTCCGGTTATAGTCCATCTGATTATAAGATATATATAATCGTTGTGACTATAAGGGGTGTCAAGCCCGTGCGAGCGGTAATTTTGTGCCGGCCACAGGCCTCTCGTCGAGAATAGTATGATGGAAGCGGTAGAGCTGCGCAGGCCGGCCGCCGGTCTCGGCGGTCGTCGCCCCGGTCTTCTCAACCAGTTCCTGCTGCTCTATGAGCCGGCGAAAGTTCGGCTTGTTGATGAGCCTGCCGGAGAGCGCCTCCACAGTTCGCTGTAGCTGCAAAAGCGTGAAGAGCGGCGGCATCAGTTCGAACACAACAGGCCGGTATTTAATTTTGGAGCGCAGTCGTGCAATAGCCGTTGCCAGAATGCGGCGGTGATCGGCGATCATCGATCTGCCCGGCACCGAAGGGAGGATGGCCGAAACTCCGCCGCGCTTTGCTTCCTCCACCAGGGCGGCTTCGTAGAGCAGCTCGTAGCGCTGCAGCGCGAGTTCTTCGTTCCATGCCCGGCCGTCCAAGGCAAAGGCAACCGCCGCTCGCCGTCGGCGATCGAAGCGCGTCGCGCCGTCGTCCGCGCCGTCCGCCCATTCGATAAGGCGCGGCCGCAATTCTTCCAGCACTATCGGGGGCCTGCCGGACCGATGATCCTCCCACGGGAAATAGTCGTACCAGCTGGCCCAACTGCGCCTGCCCGAGGCGCCCGCATCTTCTTCGCGGGTGAGTGCGAGATAGCTGATCGAGATCACGCGCTGGTTGGCGCCGACCCGATCGCGATCGGCAAAGGTGTAGAGCTGCTCGATATAACCGAGAGGCTGACCGGTCTGCAGTTCCACCCATGCCCTAAGCCCCGACTGGAGCGAACGATGAGCGAGCTCAAACGGGCCCGAGGGAAGAGCGGCCCCCTGTTCGATGGTCAGAACACATGGTCCAGCGTCGTTCACGGCGACCACGACTGCGATCAGGTCGGCGTTGACATTGTTGGTCTTGCCTATGGTTCTGCCTTTCCTTGGTCCTTTGGCCTGATCCATGGTTCCTGAGCCACTTGGGTTAGACCTCCGTGCGAACTGTCTAAACCGATTTAGTTCTGTTCTTTATCATACCAATCGTCGCGTCAACACCACGCGCTGTGGCGACTTTACCTCTTCGAACCTGCACAAAAATATGCCAAACGCGACACTCGCCGTGGGTGACGCTGGGTGAGGAGAGACGTCGATTGAGCGTCGGAGGTATCGTAAAAGGCGATCACGCCGCCGGATATGCGTGCGCGAAAGGCAGCACGGCGCTTATCTGCCTGACGACCTACACCACTCCGGTAAGGTTGGTTGACGGCGCACTGTTCTCCGTTTCAATGGCGAGACATCCGGCACGGGGCCGGCGGAGCGACATGGCCATCGGACCGACCATGACGGCGCTGCGTTTGCGCCAACTTGACTGGGATACCAAGCGCCGTGCGGTCGAGCGGGCCGTGGATTGCGGCCGGCGCCAACAGGAGGGCTGCAACGCCTCACCGACGGAGGTCCGAGCCGTACCAATCAACGCTAATTTGTCCCAGCTATTCGCCTCGCGCGCTATCTCGTGGCCCCGCTTGAAATCCGACAGCAGGTTCAGAGATTCTTGATCTCGATACCGTATTTCCTCAGCGCGTAACCAATCTGGCGCGGCGTCAGTCCAAGCAGGCGCGCTGCCTTTGCCTGTACCCAGCCGGATCTTTCCATGGCCGCGATGAGACGCTCGCGATCGGTCATCTTCGCGTCGCTTACGAGGCCTAGCCGAACAGGCGCTGGCAGTGCCTGCTCGCTGTCGTCATGCGGGACCCCAATGGCGGCCGAAGCAAAAGCACCAGACGATTGCATGGCCGGGTTCAGTGGCAATGGTGCGATCGGCTCCGATTTCGGCGCAGTCTCCTTCGATGCGTGCTTCCATAGCATCGCGGAAAGGCATCGGCCATGGCAGCAGTCAAAGTCGTTTCTGCCGATTGACGCTCCCGCTGCCAGGGTCGCCGTCCGCTGCACGCAATTTTCAAGCTCGCGGACATTTCCGGGAAAAGCACAGTTCATCAGCACTTCAGTCGCACTCGCATCGAAGACCATCGTACGGCCGTTCTCGCTGTTGAAATTCTTGAGAAACTCAGCGGCAAGGAGCGGAATATCACCGCGCCTTTCGCGCAATGGCGGCACCAGCAGGGGAACAACGCTGATGCGATAATAAAGGTCGGCGCGAAACTCGTTCCTTGCAACCGCGTCTTCCAGGTTCCTGTTCGTGGCGGCAATCACGCGAACGTCGACCTTAATCGTCTGGTTGCTGCCGACGCGCTCGAACTCCTGCTCCTGCAGCACGCGCAGCAGCTTTGCCTGGAACGAGGCCGAAATCTCACCGATCTCGTCCAGAAACAACGTTCCCTTGTCGGCGAGCTCAAAGCGCCCCTTGCGCGAGTTGAATGCACTGGTAAAGGCCCCCTTTTCGTGACCGAACAGTTCGGATTCCAGGACTGTCTCAGGGAGCGCTGCGCAATTGAGCTTGATGAACGGCCGCTTGGCGCGTCCCGACATCTCGTGAACGGCCTTGGCGACCAGCTCCTTGCCGGTCCCGGATTCCCCGCGCAGCAAAACGGTGCTGTTGGACCTGGCTACTAACGCGACCTTCTCAAGCAGCCCGCGCAGCGCCGGGCTGTCGCCAATGATCCCCTTGACATGAGCCCTTTTGCCCTCATGCCCAGGCTGCTTGAGTTCGCCGAATTGCTTTTGCATCCGGATTTTCTCGGCCATCAGTCGCTCGCGGTCGGACGCGAACAGGCGATGCAGCTTCACTGTCTGTCCAACCAGATTAGCGATTGTGGTAAGGAGGCGCAGGTCGTAATCGAGGAGGGAGCCTGATTTGTTGTCCAGGATGCGGTCGATGGTCAGCGTGCCCACGACGTTCGCATCGACGCGAATGGGTACGCCGATGAACGACACTTTCATGTTGTCGGACGCCCCGAGCACGTCCTTGTCGGCGGCGTTGAAAGCCGGATCCAACGCTATGTTCTCGGCGACGAGCGCCATGCCCGTCGTTATGATCTGGTCGATCGCCGCCCGTGGCAGATGCTTGCGGTAGCGCTCATCGCTGCCTTCGCTCCAGCCGGCGCCGACGGTCATGTCCGGTATGCCGGCACCATCGCAGAGCGAGATGATGCCGTGCCGCACCTGCACCAACGATGGCAGGAGGTCGACGACGTTGGCCAACGTGGCTTCCAGCCCAGAGGGAGCGGTGAGCGCTGTCGACGTTTCAAAGATGTCCGGCGCCCTCTCGTGCAACGGCACAATAGGGACCACATGATTCGTCTCGGACTTCGAATTGGACTTTTTCATTTTTGGAAGCGATATGCAGCGTGACGAGATCTGCCTGGCACTTTGCTCGCAGTTGCGAGTATCGTGTTGCATGTGATCATCATCTCGCGCCATGAAATCGATGCCCGAGGCAAGTGCGCCTACCCTCCAGCGCGTGGATGTCCTTGGCGAATCGCATTCGTCGGCGTCTTCGCTCCGCAGGCCGCTGCACAATCGACGAGTTTGCTCGCCTCGCCCTTGCACGCGGCGATTCATTGAAGCACGTAAAGGCGTTGATGAAGATAGTCGTGACGATTGATCCGTCGGCAAGACGGACGTCTGCAGCCGGCTTTTCGCGCGCAATGAAATTGCCATCGAGATGATAGCTAATGTCGATGCCAGTCAGGCCCGGGCCGCGAGCAAGTGCGGCCCTGGCAAGATGGGGCGGCGTCATGCGGTCGATCGCAAAGCGGAGCGATGCTTGACGCATGGCTTTCCTCTCTCTTCATGAAGTGCGGGTCGTCGTTCTCGGCTGACTGGCTTCCGCCGCGCAGCAATCATTCGTTGTTAAACGAGACCGGAATGAGGCAGGTGAGTCAATCAAACTCCCGCTGCTTTTCTTTCATGAATGAAAGGAAATTAGGCTCTCATGATAGTATTTTATCAGTTTTTCAGATGTTTTCCGGCAGATAGATCTCAAACGGCAGAAAAGTCTGCCCAAGCGTCTCCGAAGTGCCGACCTTGATGGCCTGGGCCATCAGCGTCATCAGTTCCTGGCAAAGCAGGCGCTGGGGCGTGGCGACCGACATCGTGATCATGCCATCTGCGAGTGCAGCCCGTGACTCCGGCGTGATCTCGTTAACGATCGCGACGAGACCCCGGCTTTCGCCTTCTTCACGGAGCGCGGAGATCGCTCCCTCCATACCTCCGCCGGCCACATAGAAGCCGGTGAGTTCGGGTTCCCGTTGCATGAGATCCAGCGTGGCCTCGTAGGTGATCTGCCGTGCCTCAAGGTTCACGAGCGGATCGAGCAGCTCGAATGCCGGTGCATTCTCACGGAAATAGGAGCGAAAGCCGACCTCCCGCAGCTCCTGCCCCTGAAAACGGTGGCTGCCGACAAAAACCGCCACCTTGCCCGGCCGTCTTGCGACCTTTGAAAGCATCCACGCTGTCGTCCGCCCGACCTTGCGGTTGTCGAGGCCGATATAACCCTCACGAACACCTTCGGCGAAATCGGAAAGCAGCGAGAAAACGGGGATGCCTTTTGCCTTGAGTTCTTGGACGGCTGCCGTGATCGCCGGATGGTCCGGCGCCACCATGGCGATCGCGTGGCAGCGCGCTCCGAATTCCTTGAGCAATGGAATAAGGTCGCATGGCATGTGCGACGGCGCGA is part of the Mesorhizobium sp. L-2-11 genome and harbors:
- a CDS encoding NUDIX hydrolase, whose product is MDQAKGPRKGRTIGKTNNVNADLIAVVVAVNDAGPCVLTIEQGAALPSGPFELAHRSLQSGLRAWVELQTGQPLGYIEQLYTFADRDRVGANQRVISISYLALTREEDAGASGRRSWASWYDYFPWEDHRSGRPPIVLEELRPRLIEWADGADDGATRFDRRRRAAVAFALDGRAWNEELALQRYELLYEAALVEEAKRGGVSAILPSVPGRSMIADHRRILATAIARLRSKIKYRPVVFELMPPLFTLLQLQRTVEALSGRLINKPNFRRLIEQQELVEKTGATTAETGGRPAQLYRFHHTILDERPVAGTKLPLARA
- a CDS encoding LacI family DNA-binding transcriptional regulator; translation: MAKRPIIADIAREAGVSVATVDRVLNARHPVRKETAQRVLAAAQAIGYHAAGLIKQRLQPDLPQYRLGFILRKPTHHFYQGFAREVEAAVNAAKCFHGTSLIEFAPSHMPCDLIPLLKEFGARCHAIAMVAPDHPAITAAVQELKAKGIPVFSLLSDFAEGVREGYIGLDNRKVGRTTAWMLSKVARRPGKVAVFVGSHRFQGQELREVGFRSYFRENAPAFELLDPLVNLEARQITYEATLDLMQREPELTGFYVAGGGMEGAISALREEGESRGLVAIVNEITPESRAALADGMITMSVATPQRLLCQELMTLMAQAIKVGTSETLGQTFLPFEIYLPENI
- the nadA gene encoding quinolinate synthase NadA; the encoded protein is MSAVLPSSASLYDRVRRVIPPIEWSVFVEDIDAILNLKRQRNAVILAHNYQTPEIFHCVADIVGDSLALARKAMTVDAEIIVLAGVHFMAETAKLLNPDKTVLIPDLGAGCSLAESITAEDVRLMRQRYPSVPVVTYVNTSAAVKAESDICCTSGNALAVVKSLGAPRVIMLPDEYLAKNIAAQTKVEIIAWKGRCEVHERFTAADIRELREAHPGISVLAHPECPPEVVAEADFAGSTAAMSDYVARHRPARVVLMTECSMSDNVAVEHPEVDFVRPCNLCPHMKRITLANIRTALEENRHVVTIDPHVAERARWAVERMLFV
- the nifA gene encoding nif-specific transcriptional activator NifA, translated to MKKSNSKSETNHVVPIVPLHERAPDIFETSTALTAPSGLEATLANVVDLLPSLVQVRHGIISLCDGAGIPDMTVGAGWSEGSDERYRKHLPRAAIDQIITTGMALVAENIALDPAFNAADKDVLGASDNMKVSFIGVPIRVDANVVGTLTIDRILDNKSGSLLDYDLRLLTTIANLVGQTVKLHRLFASDRERLMAEKIRMQKQFGELKQPGHEGKRAHVKGIIGDSPALRGLLEKVALVARSNSTVLLRGESGTGKELVAKAVHEMSGRAKRPFIKLNCAALPETVLESELFGHEKGAFTSAFNSRKGRFELADKGTLFLDEIGEISASFQAKLLRVLQEQEFERVGSNQTIKVDVRVIAATNRNLEDAVARNEFRADLYYRISVVPLLVPPLRERRGDIPLLAAEFLKNFNSENGRTMVFDASATEVLMNCAFPGNVRELENCVQRTATLAAGASIGRNDFDCCHGRCLSAMLWKHASKETAPKSEPIAPLPLNPAMQSSGAFASAAIGVPHDDSEQALPAPVRLGLVSDAKMTDRERLIAAMERSGWVQAKAARLLGLTPRQIGYALRKYGIEIKNL